In the Sorghum bicolor cultivar BTx623 chromosome 4, Sorghum_bicolor_NCBIv3, whole genome shotgun sequence genome, TACTCCCATATTCCATACTCGTACGTGGTCCACTGAGATCGATGCTGATGTATAACAAAAAAGAAATTAAGACAATCAATACAATTGCAGACCAGCAAGTGGCCGTCGTGGCCGAGTCGCTGTCGATCGGCGTCAACTACGGGCAGATCGCAAACAACCTCCCCTCGCCGGCGCGGGTGTCGTGGCTGCTCCGGTCGATGCGGATCAGCAAGGTGAAGCTGTACGACGCCGACCCCAACGTGCTGCGCGCGTTCCTGGGCACGGGCGTCGAGTTCGTGGTGGGCATCGGCAACGAGTACGTCCCGGCCATGGTGAGCCCCGCGGCGGCGCAGGCGTGGCTGCAGCAGCACGTGGTGCCGCACCTCCGCGCCGGGGCGCGCATCACCTGCGTCACCGTCGGCAACGAGGTGTTCAAGGGCAACGACACCGCGCTCCAGTCCGCGGTCCTCCCCGCCATGCAGTCCGTGCACAGGGCGCTGGGCGCGCTGGGGCTCCAGGGCCGCGTCAACGTCACCACGGCGCACTCGCTGGACATCATGGGCGTCTCCTTCCCGCCGTCCGCCGGCGCGTTCCACCCGGCGGCGATGGCGCACCTGCAGCCGTTCCTCAGCTTCCTGTCCGCGACGAGGGCGCCGTTCCTCATCAACTGCTACCCCTACTTCGCGTACAAGGACGACCCGGCGAGGGTGCCGCTGGACTACGTGCTGTTCCGCCCCAACGCCGCCGGCGTCGTCGATGAGCGCACGGGGCTCCGCTACGACAACATGCTGTACGCGCAGGTGGACGCCGTGTACGCGGCGATCCAGGGGCTCGGGCACACGGACGTCGAGGTCAAGGTGTCGGAGACCGGGTGGCCGTCGCGGGGCGACGCCGACGAGCCAGGCGCCACGCCCGAGTACGCGGGGACATACATCCGGAACCTGCTGCAGCGGATCGAGATGAAGCAGGGCACGCCGCTGCGCCCGGCCACGCCCGTCGACGTCTACGTCTTCGCGCTCTTCAACGAGAACCTCAAGCCCGGACCGGCGTCGGAGAGGAACTACGGACTCTTCTACCCCGACGGCACGCCGGTGTACAACGTCGGCCTGAACGGCTACCTCCCGCCGACGATGCtggtgtcgtcgtcgtcgactgcAGCAGCACGACAGGTACGTACGGTATTTTCTTGATTGATGTTCCAGTCTTGTCACGTTTGAGTGGAGCACTGGAGGCTGGGAGAGAGTGATGAGTGAGACTGAGATGCCGTGCAGAGTGGCATGCATGGCCAGGTTAGGCATGCATGGTCGCAAGGAATAGGTTCTCCACCACGGGAAAGGGAGGATGCTGTAACCAGTAGTTGCATTAGCACAAATTCACACACTGACCAATCCCATCTGCTGTCGTCTGAAATGTGTCTGTAGATATTAAATTAAAACTGAAATACCTCCTTGTGCATCTTGTGTTTGGCAGGTGATTCGTTTGTTTGCACTAGTCGCCATCGCGTCCGTCGCATTCGTCTTATCCTGACAGCCTAAGCTACCGACGGAGCAGGAGCACTAACAACTGCAGCCAGGAAATGGTAGCTAAGCATCTCATGCTGACAGGGTTTCCTGTCGCAACTCAAGGTCAATCAGTTTGGCATTACCACTGTACATCAATTTTTTTTCTGTACGTCAGATAAATAACAAACTGGTATATTCTGCAGGAACTTCCGAGTAATTTGGCCATCTCAACTTGGGATTTCTGATAGCGATCAGAAGCTCTTACTGTACTCATACTGACAATATACTAGGTTAGAACTAACTGAAGCATATGCATCGTCGATTCATCAGAGCCTTTACTGAAAGGTACAAACAGTAGGAATATATAGCTGCATTGACTGCAACTATTTATTGGTGGGATAATTGATATCAATACTATGTAACTCTGTTCTTTTGACCTTGGTAGATTTCCCTTGTTTCATTCTCTGTGTATGGAGTATAGAAACTGGACATGTTGATACACATTTTCTGTTTAATGCAAGAAATTGTTATGTTCCCATCATGAATTGATTCAACAGGCTGAAAGTTATAACAGTATGTCTATTCCTAGACAGGACAGAGTTCTGCTACGAATGCCAAAGTCTGAGTCCCCTGTTTACAGACTGATCTTTTTACATGTTCTGAACTTCTGATGGGACTCCATTCAAACCGAGTATCCCTGTTTTTCGTGTCGAATTCTGAATTTGATCTCCAGTCCTGTGAATGGAACTATGCAAATATGCAGATCAATGCCACAGATATGTACATCAGCTTGCAAACAATGGTCGATTTCAATTAAACCAACAGCTTCCA is a window encoding:
- the LOC8058643 gene encoding glucan endo-1,3-beta-glucosidase 14, with protein sequence MATAGRPSRTALSPPPAPSCNLAAACCFVLLVVPILLADQQVAVVAESLSIGVNYGQIANNLPSPARVSWLLRSMRISKVKLYDADPNVLRAFLGTGVEFVVGIGNEYVPAMVSPAAAQAWLQQHVVPHLRAGARITCVTVGNEVFKGNDTALQSAVLPAMQSVHRALGALGLQGRVNVTTAHSLDIMGVSFPPSAGAFHPAAMAHLQPFLSFLSATRAPFLINCYPYFAYKDDPARVPLDYVLFRPNAAGVVDERTGLRYDNMLYAQVDAVYAAIQGLGHTDVEVKVSETGWPSRGDADEPGATPEYAGTYIRNLLQRIEMKQGTPLRPATPVDVYVFALFNENLKPGPASERNYGLFYPDGTPVYNVGLNGYLPPTMLVSSSSTAAARQVIRLFALVAIASVAFVLS